TTCGTGAAGCCTTCGGTAAAGGCGCGGCTGGCGCCGTCGATGGTGGTGGACGGAGCGCGGGTTCCATCGGGGGCAACAACCTCGTCGGCGTTGACCAACTTCACGCCGTTGCCTTGCAGCTCCATCGCGCAATCGTCGGCGGTTTCCCGCACGCATTCATACTCGGGCACAAAGAACCAGCGCTGCAACGCATTGCGGTTGACTGCCACGGGATTCACGCGATCGACCCAGCTAATCAATTGCCTTATGGGTGGATGCTCCAGGCCGATGCCGATGAGCTTCATGCGGTAGTCTGCCTCGACCAGTACTTGTGCAAAGTGCGTATCGGCCGGCACGCCTTTGATGTGAATTTGCTGCGGGCCGAGGTTTTCTTTCAGCCCGGAGATAATGTACTGCGCGTCGCCTTGGGCATTTTCGGCGGAGAATCGCGAGCCGACATCTCGCAGAAATTGCTGCATTTTCGCCAGCCCTTCCTGCGTAGGATCGATCGAACAGCTAATTTGCGAAGTCAGCTTACCCTGCGGCGGGAAAGCCCGCAAGGCGGTAACCAAATCGTCCAGCTCGATCACGGGGCGCAGCGAGTTCAGGCCGCGCACGCGGCCCGCTTGATCGGGCATCCAGCCTTCGGCCGGCCCGGCGATGACGATATCTTTCGTATCGGGATAGTAGAAGACGAACTGCAGGCGCGTCAGGCCGGCGAGGTATTTCATTTCTTCGCTGACAGGCAGGCCAGTATCTTGCCGCTGCTTGAAGGCAGCTTCCAGGCGATTGAGCGAAATTTTGCGCAGCGGGCTGGGCTTCACGACGTTGGGATTGGTCGCCGCCAGTACGGCGCGGGCGGCGGCAATGCGCTGCCGCGCCAGTTGGCCGGTGACATCGGGAAACATTTCGGTCCGCAACACACCATTGGCATCGACGACAACACCCGCCGCGCCGAAGAGGTTGGCGCTCGTGCTGGTGCTGGTTGAGCTGGTCGAAGTGGACGTGGTCGAGGTGGAAGTGGATGTGGTGCTGGTGGTTTGCGCATGGCCAGATTCAATCTGCACAAGCAGGCAACCCGCCGCCACCCATGCCGACAGCCAGACCGAACGATAAAACCGTTGCAAACAAGAGCGAGGCATGTGCCGTTTCTCCCTAATGGCGTGCTACGAAAGTGTCCGGTACGCTCCCACCCAACATCGCGAGATTGAAGTCAAGTCGAGGCCCAGATGGGAGCGTGTCTTTGATTTGGGAATATGTGTCTAGCGGCCGCTTGTCTTGGCGCCTGAATGTTGCCCGGCTGCAAAGAACCTTGCAAACCACGAAGGCATCGAAGATCACGAGCAGGAAGACACGAAGTTTCGTTCAATTTACGCAATTTCCAGCATAATAAGGGGCTTTAGGCAAAGCAAGAAAAAGAGGGTATTTTTGAGTTGAAAGCCATGTACGAGTGGCGATTGCCGAGCAAAATAGAGATGTAGGTCCAAAAGCCATGCCTTGGAGGCTTGTGGGGCGACGATCTCTGTGCGCTGGTTTTGTTGCTACCGATCCTGACTCCACTGACCGTGTGATTGCGTATGCCTTTGGTCGTCGAACAACCGCCGTCTACTTTCTCCGCACACGCCAAGCCGGCTGGGCTAGCGCATTTCGCCACGGCGATTCCCTTGCCGCGCGGGCCGCAATGGTACTTGGTGGCTTATCGCTGGCTGTTGGTGGCGGCATCGTTGTACACGGTGGCGGTTACCTGGAATGTGTGGCAAGATCGCTCCGATCCGAACTGGCATCCGTGGTCGTTTGCTACGCCGGCCAATTCCAACGCCTGGGAAACACGGCCCAGTGATTCGCAGCTTGCGCCCATGCTGCCGGTGTGGGACAGTCTGCCGCAAATCGATTTCGGCTGGCTCATTGTGGCGGCAATTCTTTCGATTTTGATTTTTCCACGCGCGGGCCTGGCAGCGCTTGGCACGTTATTGGTCGCGAGTGTGTTTTTTGATCGAACTCGCCTGCAACCGCATTACGTGTTATGGTTTTTGATGTTGGCCACCCTGCCGGGCGTGAATGCGCAGTTGGTGGGGCGCGCCAATTTGATTGCGCTATGGTTTTGGGCCGGCTTTCACAAACTGATTATCGACTTTATCAAGCCCGACGGCATGCCCGGTTTTCGTTCCGAAGTGATTCCCAACGATTTGCTTCGTTTTTTTCCGGGCGAGCATCATTGGTGGACTTCGCATGGCTTTGGCATGGCGCTGGGTTGGGTGATTGCCGTCACGGAAGTTTCGCTGGGAATATTGTGCTTCGTGCCGCGTGCTCGCTGGGTGGTGGCAATTGCAGCGTTGGGCATGCACACGAGCATTATCATTTGGAATTGCTTGGGCCCGCACTGCAATTTGCTGGGCTGGAATATGATGTTGGCGCTGGCGGGGTTTGCTCTGATTTTGCCGTGGCGCGAATCGCGCCTGGTGACTTTCCGAAAGAGCAATTGGGTGGCGAAAATTGCCACGCTGGCGGTGCTACTCTTGCCTGCCGCGTACTATGTGAACGGCATTGCGGCGTATCTTTCCTATTGCATCTATGTGCCGAACAATCCGTTTGCCGTTTTATATCGGCCGGGCGAGGAGCCCAAAACGGTGGGCTTCATGGGTTACGAAGAAGTGAATTTTCCGCTCTCCCCTTCGCACAGCATCTTGCAGGCGTACTTCAATAAAATTCGCCAACCAGGCGATGTAATGATTGTGCACGATCCGCGCCCCTGGGCGGAAAGCCACGGTCTGAACGGCCGGCAATATACCGACTACGGCGAGTTTCCCCGCGGTCAATCGTGGCGATATACCTACGAAGACGGCGTGCTGCAAACCGTGGGGAGTTACATCAACGACATGCGGGAAGGCCTGTGGATCAGTTGGCACCACAATGGCAAAATGGAAACCCAAGGTGTTATGCTCGATGACCAGCGACATGGCCCCTGGATTCAATATCATCCCAACGGCAACAAGCTTAGCTTGGGCAGCTACGATCACGGTCGGGAAGAAGGCTTGTGGACTTTCTGGTACTCTGACGGACAAAAAGAAATGGAAGGCCGCTTTGTCGATGGGCAAATGGATGGCGTGTGGACCACCTGGACTCCGTCCGGCGAACCCAGCAAAATTGAATTTCATCAGGGCCTGCCGGTCGTTGCCCCCTAGCCCGGCTTTTATCCGCAAGGATGCCGCAGGTAGTTTTTGGAATGGACGCACCTCACACGCAACCCGCTGCTGCCGGCCAGCCAACTCCGCAGTCTCAACCCGCGAAATCTGAACTGCTGAAGTCTGAACTCCCTTCTACGCAGCCGCCGCAGCCTGAACCGCCTCCGCGTAGCGGCACGCTGGTGGCCGGGTTGGCCTTGGCGGTTGGTCTGATTGCCGGCTTGGGCGCGGTTTTCTTTCGCGCCCTCATTAGCTTGTTTCACAATTTGCTGTTTTTAGGAAAACTGTCGCTCTCGTACGACGCCAATCAACACACGCCGCCGTTTTGGATTTCCGACGCCCCGTGGTTGGTGATTTTTGTGCCCGTGATCGGCGCCGTGGGCGTGGCCTGGTTGGTGCAAAAGTTTGCGCCCGAGGCCAAAGGGCATGGCGTGCCGGAAGTGATCGACGCCATTAATTACGACAAAGGCATCATTCGCCCCATTGTGGCGGCGGTGAAATCGCTGGCTTCGGGCTTGTCGATTGGCAGCGGCGGCTCGGTGGGACGCGAAGGACCGATTATTCAAATTGGCGCGGCCTTCGGCTCGACACTGGGACAAGTCGTCAAAATGACGGCCACGCAGCGCATCACGTTGATTGCGGCCGGCGGCGGGGCAGGCATTGCCGCTACATTCAACACGCCCGTCGGCGGAATTTTGTTCGCCGTGGAGTTGTTGTTGCCCGTCGTTAGCGCGGCCACGTTGTTTCCCGTGGCGCTGGCGGTGATTGTGGCCACCCACATTGGCAGGCTGTGCTTCGGCACGTTTCCAGCTTTCAACGTGCCGGAGTTGCGCGTGCCGGATTTTACGCTGGAACACCTCGATTTGGTGCCGGTGCTCGTCGTGGCCGGATTGCTGTTCGGATTGTTGGCCGCCCTGTTTGTGCGCTGTGTGTATTGGTTTGAAGATGGCTTCGATTGGCTGCCGGGCAATTATTACACCCGCCACATGCTGGGCATGCTGGGCTTGGGCGTGCTGATGTACGCACTGATGACCAAAACGGCGAATCTCGATGGCGGTGGGCATTATTTCGTGCAAGGCGTTGGCTATGCCACGATTGACAACGTATTGCACGGCACGCTAACCGCACCGATGTTGCTGTGCATTTTGGTCGTCGCCAAGCTGCTGGCCACAGGTTGGACGCTAGGATCGGGCGCTTCGGGAGGCGTGTTTTCGCCGCTGTTGTATTTGGGCGCAACGGCAGGCGCAGCACTGGGCGCGATTACGATTCAATGGATTCCACACTTTCAGCTTTCGCCGCCGGCGATGGCCGTCGTCGGCATGGCCGCCATGGTTGGCAGTGCCACTGGCGCGATGCTGACGGCCATTGTCATGCTGTTCGAAATGACGCGCGACTACAACGTCGTTTTGCCCGTGATTGTGGCGCTGGCGATTGCCGACGCCGTGCGTCGCCGCTTGTGCCCACCGACTATTTATACGCTCAAGCTGTTGCGCCGCGGCCACATTGTGCCGCCGGGTCAAATCAGCCGGTCTTAAAACACCTGCCCAGTGGGAGCGATACTCGCGCAGCACGAGCAGGCATATTTGCGCCAACTTAGCCGTTTGGCAACTGTTTCCGTCAGCGATCCTAGGTCAGGCCAAGTGGCAGGAGCGTGCTAGAGTTGTGCAGTGAATTGAGATTGCCAAATTCCTGCACGGAACTCTAGCGATGAAACGCATCCGATGGCTCGCGCTCGTGACGGCAATTACCGCTTGGACTACGGCCGGCCAATTACACGCGGAACCCCAACTAGATTGGAATCCGGAGCACACCAGTGTGTTTATTGTGGGGCTGCTCCAATGGCAGCATCCGGAAATTTGGAGTTCGTTTCCGGAATGCCAGAAGGATCGCCGCGACCAGCAGTTGGTTGAATACTTTCGCGAAGTCGGCGTGCCGGAGGATCGCATTGTCTATTTGTGCGATGCCGAGGCGACCAAAAATCGCATCCAGCAGGCTTTTTGCAAACTGCTCGACGCAACCCATCATGGCGATTTGCTGATGTTTTATTTTTGCGGGCATGGCTGCCGAAACGCGGATACCAACGAGACTTGGTTTGCCAATTACGATGCCGGCGAAACTTATGAGAGCGCCTGGAGCGTGCCCAGCATTTTTGCCGCCATCGAACAACATTTTCATGGTAATCGGGCGCTGTTATTGGCCGATTGTTGCCATTCGGGCGCCCTGTACGATGGCGTGCTGCAACACCGGGATTCACGCATCAAATATGCGACGCTTACCTCGTCGTACTCGCACAATACGTCCACGGGAAATTGGACGTTCAGCGATTGCCTGTTGGCCGGCTTGCGCGGCGAGCCGGAAGTCGATTTGAACGATGACCACGTGATCGAACTAGACGAACTGGCCCACTATACCGAGCTGCAGTTGGCCTTTATCGAAGGGCAAAAAGCAATGTTTGCGGCGGCCGACAATTTCCCACGAAACGCGCGTCTGGCCGCAGTCGAAGGAGAAGTGAAGCCTGGCGTCGGCCAGCGGATTGAAGCTGAATCAAACGGCAAGTGGTATAAGGCGAAAGTCATCGACCTCGAGGAAGATCAGGTGGAGGTGCATTACGTTCACTTCGACGATTCCGCAGACGAATGGATTAGCCGTGAACAAACCCGTCCCTACCAGCCGGCGCAATTCGCACAAGGGGACAAGGTTGACGTGCAATGGCAAACCGACGGCCAGTGGTATCCCGCCCTGGTACTCAAAGCCTGGTACGGCTTGGAACTAGTCCAATATGATGGATACGATTCTGCGAGCGATGAGTGGGTCAGCTCAACCAGCGTGCGATTGCGGAGCCAGTAAATCCGCCATGAAATTATTTCGCCGCGATACTGCCTTTGCGAAATGTGGGGGCGATGCGGCACTCGATTTTGTGTTAGCCTCTCGCGCCGCAATGATCGTGGACGGACGGCAATTCAATTGCGCTATGGGACAATCGGCGGATTGGAGAACATGCCAATCAGGCCTTCGGCGGCGGTGGGATGCGTGAAAATGGCATCACGGAGCGCAGTGTATGGCATGTTGCCGAGCATGGCGGTTTGAACGACGTTCATCATTTCGCTGGCCTCGGCGCCAAAAACCGTAAAGCCGAGAAGCCGATCGTCGGGCCCAATCAAGGCCTTGGCGAATCCGCGGGTTTCCGACAGTGGGCGCGGCATTTTTGTGCAGCTCGTTGAGCTGGTTGATTTTTTGCAGAATATCTTGTTCGAGTTGCTTGATTTCGTTCATGACGCTGAGTTTATGCCTGCCGTGCATTCAACGCAATTACCGGCGACAAAGATTTATAAACTAGCTCCGATCAAGACAAGCAGCGCTGGTGGGATGCAAAAACGGGTTGGCCCCAGCGGCGTTTGCACGTAAGATGTCTTGGCAACACAATTTGTAATGCCTTCCATGGATCGCACCCCAGTGCGACGGCCGGCCGCAGCTTAATGACGAAGCACCGGGCTGCGGACAACCCGGCTCCCACGTTTGAATATCGACCTTTGAATCTCCATCCACCCCATGCCCGATAACGCCCACATTCGTAATTTCTGCATCATTGCCCACATCGATCACGGCAAAAGCACGCTGGCCGACCGGCTGATCGAGCTCACAGGCACCGTCCAAAAGCGCGCGATGCAGGAGCAACTGCTGGACGACATGGCGATTGAACGCGAACGCGGCATTACGATTAAAGCCCGCGCCGTTTCGATGCGCTACAAGCATCAAGGCGAAGAGTACGAGCTGAATTTGATCGATACGCCCGGCCATGTCGATTTTCATTACGAGGTTTCGCGCAGCCTGAACTGCTGCGAAGGGGCGGTGCTGTTGGTCGATGCCTTTCAGGGCGTGGAAGCTCAAACCGTGGCCAACGCCTTGGCGGCCATGGAACATAATTTGGTAATCGTGCCGGTGCTGAATAAGGTCGATCTTAAAAATGCTCGGCCCGATGAAGTGACGCTGGAAATGGAGCAAGTGTTGGGCATCAAGGCCGACGAAGTGTTGCACACCAGCGGTAAAACGGGTGCTGGCGTCGCCGAATTGCTGGAAGCCATTGTG
The window above is part of the Pirellulales bacterium genome. Proteins encoded here:
- a CDS encoding agenet domain-containing protein, coding for MKRIRWLALVTAITAWTTAGQLHAEPQLDWNPEHTSVFIVGLLQWQHPEIWSSFPECQKDRRDQQLVEYFREVGVPEDRIVYLCDAEATKNRIQQAFCKLLDATHHGDLLMFYFCGHGCRNADTNETWFANYDAGETYESAWSVPSIFAAIEQHFHGNRALLLADCCHSGALYDGVLQHRDSRIKYATLTSSYSHNTSTGNWTFSDCLLAGLRGEPEVDLNDDHVIELDELAHYTELQLAFIEGQKAMFAAADNFPRNARLAAVEGEVKPGVGQRIEAESNGKWYKAKVIDLEEDQVEVHYVHFDDSADEWISREQTRPYQPAQFAQGDKVDVQWQTDGQWYPALVLKAWYGLELVQYDGYDSASDEWVSSTSVRLRSQ
- a CDS encoding DUF1598 domain-containing protein, translating into MPRSCLQRFYRSVWLSAWVAAGCLLVQIESGHAQTTSTTSTSTSTTSTSTSSTSTSTSANLFGAAGVVVDANGVLRTEMFPDVTGQLARQRIAAARAVLAATNPNVVKPSPLRKISLNRLEAAFKQRQDTGLPVSEEMKYLAGLTRLQFVFYYPDTKDIVIAGPAEGWMPDQAGRVRGLNSLRPVIELDDLVTALRAFPPQGKLTSQISCSIDPTQEGLAKMQQFLRDVGSRFSAENAQGDAQYIISGLKENLGPQQIHIKGVPADTHFAQVLVEADYRMKLIGIGLEHPPIRQLISWVDRVNPVAVNRNALQRWFFVPEYECVRETADDCAMELQGNGVKLVNADEVVAPDGTRAPSTTIDGASRAFTEGFTKKYAELAAVSPVYAQLRNCIDLAVAAAFIQAKNYYGKSGWNMPLLGEEGVYHVETLVAPQQVDCIVNGLWRGHTLMTPIGGGVNIQPRKALAPDNLLHDDDGKVGQAHDQVDLKSLKPDQWWWD
- a CDS encoding toxin-antitoxin system YwqK family antitoxin — its product is MPLVVEQPPSTFSAHAKPAGLAHFATAIPLPRGPQWYLVAYRWLLVAASLYTVAVTWNVWQDRSDPNWHPWSFATPANSNAWETRPSDSQLAPMLPVWDSLPQIDFGWLIVAAILSILIFPRAGLAALGTLLVASVFFDRTRLQPHYVLWFLMLATLPGVNAQLVGRANLIALWFWAGFHKLIIDFIKPDGMPGFRSEVIPNDLLRFFPGEHHWWTSHGFGMALGWVIAVTEVSLGILCFVPRARWVVAIAALGMHTSIIIWNCLGPHCNLLGWNMMLALAGFALILPWRESRLVTFRKSNWVAKIATLAVLLLPAAYYVNGIAAYLSYCIYVPNNPFAVLYRPGEEPKTVGFMGYEEVNFPLSPSHSILQAYFNKIRQPGDVMIVHDPRPWAESHGLNGRQYTDYGEFPRGQSWRYTYEDGVLQTVGSYINDMREGLWISWHHNGKMETQGVMLDDQRHGPWIQYHPNGNKLSLGSYDHGREEGLWTFWYSDGQKEMEGRFVDGQMDGVWTTWTPSGEPSKIEFHQGLPVVAP
- a CDS encoding chloride channel protein, coding for MDAPHTQPAAAGQPTPQSQPAKSELLKSELPSTQPPQPEPPPRSGTLVAGLALAVGLIAGLGAVFFRALISLFHNLLFLGKLSLSYDANQHTPPFWISDAPWLVIFVPVIGAVGVAWLVQKFAPEAKGHGVPEVIDAINYDKGIIRPIVAAVKSLASGLSIGSGGSVGREGPIIQIGAAFGSTLGQVVKMTATQRITLIAAGGGAGIAATFNTPVGGILFAVELLLPVVSAATLFPVALAVIVATHIGRLCFGTFPAFNVPELRVPDFTLEHLDLVPVLVVAGLLFGLLAALFVRCVYWFEDGFDWLPGNYYTRHMLGMLGLGVLMYALMTKTANLDGGGHYFVQGVGYATIDNVLHGTLTAPMLLCILVVAKLLATGWTLGSGASGGVFSPLLYLGATAGAALGAITIQWIPHFQLSPPAMAVVGMAAMVGSATGAMLTAIVMLFEMTRDYNVVLPVIVALAIADAVRRRLCPPTIYTLKLLRRGHIVPPGQISRS